GCTCCTCGCTGAACCATGATGAAGACGGagccccccaccgccagccccagcaacagcagcagcggcagcctgAGAAGCGCCTCTCCCCACAGGAACGCCTACGAAGCGGGGATCCAGGCCCTCCGAGCCACAAAGGATGCCCTTGGGGCCGCCGAGAGCGAAGAAGCCAAGAAGGCCAGGAACAAGAAGTATGGGTCCAACGTGCACCGGATCAAGAACATGTTCCTGCAGATGGGGACCGCCCCGCCGGGCGAGGGCACCTGCGACCTGGCCAAGGTGAAGGAGAAGCCCGTCCGGCTTTCCTtgcccagggccagcagcctgaACGAGAACGTGGACCACAGCGCGCTGCTGAAGCTGGGGACCAGCGTGTCGGAGAGGGTGAGCCGCTTCGACTCCAAGCCCGACAAGCCGGTCTCCAAGCTCCAGGAGACCCGGAAGATCTTCGAGCGGAGCCTTCAGGAGAAGGAGACCACCAACAAGCTCCTGCTGAGGAAGGAGAGGGCCGGCTTCCAGGACAGGAAGCTGGACGTGGTGGTGAGATTCAACGGGAGCACCGAGTCCCTGGACAAGCTGGACACGGAGGCCGTGTCGCCCACCGTCAGCCAGCTCAGCGCCGTCTTCGAGAAGGCCGACCTGAGGAACAACCTGCACAAAACCCCCAGCAAAGTCGGGCCCCTCAACTCCAAGATCGTCAGCAAGAGGTCCCGGGTCTTCCTCCAGGGCCCGGAAGGGGGCAAGGCGGAAGCCAGGGGGGGCGACGGGCCGGCTCTCCAACTGAGAGCCAAGCATCTTGAGGGCGAGAAGGCCCAACCCAAACCGGTCGCGCCCAGGCCGGGCGAGAAGGACGCCACGGGCCCACGGGCCCAGAGCGTCCAGGAGGTGCGGAAGATCAAGCcggtggaggtggaggagagcGGGGATTCGGAGCAGGAGTTCGAGGCCGCCGAGCAGGCGGAGGAGACGGCGGCCGAGCAGGACAAGAGCAAGAGCTTGGCGTCTGGGCCCGAGCGGGCCGAGCTGATCCAGGCCGAGGTGACGGTGCACGCGGCCTTGGAGAACGGCGGCCTGGCTGCGGAGAAACATGGGCAGGCCCCGGAAGCGGACGCCTACCCCGAGGAGGAGGGCAAGGccgaggggcaggaggaggccgACCTGGGCGACGAGTCCAAGAAGGAGGACTTCTCGGAGGCCGACCTGGTGGACATCAGTGCATacagtgggctgggggaggactCGGGGGGGAGCGGGctggacgaggacgaggaggccGACGGGCTGTACGAGCCCGAGTCGAGCTGCGTGGAGATCCCCGGGCTgtcggaggaggaggagctggtgccCAACCGCAAGATCCAGTTCAGCACGGCTCCCATCCAGGTAGGCCGCTGGGCGTCCCCGCGCCTCGCCAGGGGGGGCGTAACGGGGCCGGGCGCGCCGGCCAATGGAGCCCTCTCCGCGCCCACGGGGAGGTGTGAACAATTCGAGACGGGGACGTCATTCCCACCCTGGGGCACATGGTGAGgaagtgtcagagctgggatcagaaccCAGCAGCCCCTAGCATCTAGCTCCATGcgccacctccctcccctgccacctggTAGCTCCCTGCCCGGGGATTTTTCCAGATTGTCACGCCATCGCCCTCAGTTAGCATTGGTCCAGCTGGGCTGCGATGCCACTTATTTTGGGCTATGGGGGTGCCATGCTATCTGTGCCAACGTGCTGTCTTTGCGCTGGCAcccatgaaatgcagccactgctggggtggcTGGACAGCATCCTGCGGGACACACTAGtgcggggctgggagtgggggaagataTTGGCCAGGTACAGCAGAGCCAACCCCTCACTGGGGTGAGAAGTGCCGAGGGGCTATCAAGGGCTAGGCAAGACCGTGGGGTAGGGTCTGGGTCGTCCCCCCACCCCGGTGAAGGTCCGAGCCAGCCCTGCTGCAAATTGACCCCGTGATTCCAGGGGGTGTaggtatgtggggtggggggctttgGCCCATTAAGCCATCCCCATTTGGTGGAGCAAGCAGAACCCGCCTTTCTCTTCCGCTGGCAGAGTGTGGACTGGTTTCTGACACCAGCCTGCCGGCCCGGACCCCAAAGCCAAGCCAGGCCTGGGCCCCTGCAGAGGCTGCTGGATTCTCTGCAGGCCGGATGAGGCTGCCCCCTGGCATTGTGGGCAGATCTGTGGTATGGGGCGGGCGGGTTCCTGGATCCAGGTGGGGTCTgagcagtgtggggcaggagagcATCCTGGAGATCCCTGGGTACGGGGCCCTCTGTATCTGTTGTGTATCCCAGGAGCTTGGGGTGGGAGAACATCCTGGAGATCTCTGGGTTTGGGGCCCTCTGAGTCTGCTGTGTATCCCAGGAGCCTGGCTTCTCACAGGGATGGACAGCCTCAGGATAAGGATGAGATCATGAAGCTGGCGAGGAGGGTGAAGGGAGGATAGCAGCTGTCTGATCCTACCTCAGGGGAGGCCTTTCCATTGGCATCTGGGTTTGGCCCCCCGCCACGCTGCTCCTCTGCCCCATTGGGGGCCCACGAGAAGAGGCTACAATCACCCCAATGTCAGAATCTAGTGCCAGATTCCTctctggagttacaccaggggcagaatttggcccagtgcatGTGATTTGGGAATGGGAGCCAGGAGGGCTCGCTTGGCGGGGAGGAGAGCGGATGGATGTGTGTGCATATCGGCCGACACCCTTGTCCATTGCCCATGCCACTGTGGTGCTTAACTGGCCCTCTGCACCCACCCTAGATCCAGGAGATGGGAGCCATGGAATAGGTGCATAATTACACCCCAGCTATGGTTGCGCGGCTGATGAAGTGGTGGGGGATGACTTTCTCTGCAGACCGTTGGCCTGGGGTGCGcctactcccccccccaaccaaccCCTTGCTCCTGGAGTGAGCTGGGGCTCAGTGTGCGGCTGGCGCGCGAGCCATTCCAGGCTGGGTCTGACTCTGAGGATCTGGGAATCGGTCCGCGAGAGACTCGCTGGCAGGAGCCGGGCAGTGCTGTTGTCCATAGGCAGGCCCTGGGTCGGTGCacctgggtggggaggtggggctgtGGTGCAGAGGGACCTTTTGCTAAAGCAGAGGGTTGGGTGTCAGGAGAGTCGggttccatgcccagctctgccattgacttgctgggCGACCTTGGGCGAGTTACTCctgtctctgtacctcagtttccctacgtGCAGCGCACGGGCCGTCAGGCTGACGGGGCTCCCTGTAGGGTTGGAGGCTGGGCTTGTTAACGTTTGGGTGGCAGGTGCCAGAGCAGGACGCATTGCTGTCATCCTGGGGGTGTGGGGCCGTCGCAGGAGAGGGGCAGATTTGCCCAGTTAGAGGAATAAACTGGGAAGGACATTAAGACTTTGCTTGTGTGGTGTGCCGTGGCCGGGAGGAGACCTGGATGCAGATGAGCCCTGCTGGGTTTCCTTAGTGGCCTATCGGGGTAGGAGGCTAGGAGCGTACAGCTGCTGGGCTGAGCAGCGGTGGCTTGTCTTGGCCTTGTGGGCGGTGATTTTTGATTGCACCCCTCTTCTCCGTGTGATGAGTGTCCCAGGGGTTTACTGGGCCCTTCTCCCATTGCTGGCCTTACGGGGACAGTGATCTTTGTACAAGCCCTTCTCCCAGTGCCTGAGCATCACGAATGAAggccctgactgagatcaggaccccattgcgcCAGGCGCTGTGCATACAGAGTCGGAGTCCTTGCCCtcaagagctcacaatctaaatagaccagacaaagGGAAACAGACTTGCCCAAGGGTCACCCagtaagtctgtggcaaagccaggtctcctgggccccagtccagtgctctgtcctctGGACTGGACTACCTGTCTCTCCACTGGCCTACAGTTGCCTGTCATCCATTGTTTAGTGTGTCTCAGCAGCTGGGATCTCTTGGGAGGAAGGACTAGTCATTGGTCATGTCCCTGAGCTAACACGCAGTGGGGTAGTATGTACTCCTCTTCCCCTGTGGGGTCGCCTTCGGGGGGCCGAGGGGGTCCACAGAGGAGAAGAAGCTCCAAGGCAGAGATGTACTGTGAaggggtgtggggccagggaaagagtggctgggtgcccggtaTCAGGACTCTGCTGATCTCTGGACTATCACGccccctctctccaccccccgcccccgccccctcggGTGCAGGAGAAGTGAGAAAGGGGAAGTCTCACCCCCGCGAGATGTGCCTGCTTTCTCGTCACAGCCTCTGAGCAAGCGGGACCGGCCCTCTTGTAGATTCACCCCGAGCCAGATGGGCACGGAAGAGCCTGcgatggggagaggagggaggggaggggcgacTGCGCCAGCGATCTGGGgcaggatttgggggtggggggcagaaacaTACATggtgcctgtggggggggggcacagacgGAGGGAGATGCCTGGGGGGCATGGCAAAGGGGTCCACTGCTGTCAGCTGGCAGGGAAGTTACCATGCCCCACATCCCCAAGCGGGGCCATGCTGGAACTGGCAGGGCCCATCCAGGCTCCTGATTGTAGATGGACCCGGAAGCCACCTGTGCCAGTGGCTTGTGATGCCATAAAGCGGAGTGGCGATGCCCGGGGCGATGATGAACTCCCGGGGGCCGGGCCGCTATTTCTGGGCCTTCGCAACTTGCTTGCACTTGCATTCCCCTTGACTGGAGGAGCAGCGATTGCTTTGTCTCTGAGTTCGGTTATTTATAGAGCCGCGTCCCCGATTCCGGGTAGGGTCACTGGCGGGCTGTGTTTGGGGAACTGTTCTAAGAGGCCCGCTCCGCCCCAGACACCGAAGCAGCCGGGGTTTTCGGAAGAGTGCAGCCTGGAGGGTGCTGGGATCCTGTGAACATCTAGTCGTTGGTGTCACGGCTAGAGCAACCGGGAAAACCTGGCTCTTTAGTTGCCTAAATGGGAGTTGAGCCCTTTGGAAACTCAGTCCCTGGTTGTGCTGCAGAGCCCCTGGAAACGGGGCCCGAGGACCGTGATGGCGGGGAGTGGCCAAGTGCTGTATTTTAAAGCCTGTTGAAATTGTACCACCCAGGCAACAGGGGGAGCTTAGGAGCACCGGGCACGTGTTATTGTAGGGCCTGCCAAAATGGTTAGCTGGTGTGTTTTTTCTCATTGGCGTGCGGGGAGTGGCGCATTTCGAACTGGGAGGGCGTCCTGCAGCCGAACTGGAGGGAGGACGAATTCAGGGCCTGGATTCCTTGCGATTCTCTCTCAcgctgggagctgggctgggctggacttTCTGCCATAGCAACACGCCTCTAAAATTCTCTCCCCTGCCAGGCCCCCAGGTGGCTGGCACCCCCTCATGCATGGGCATGCCCCTCagggggaatgggggtgaggggatgcATCTCTCTCCTGTCACTCTCAGACCTTCTCGCGCCTGGTAGTCCCTTCCTGCCAACTGCTTCTTTATGTCATCATGCCAAGGGCTTCATATGTGGACACAGCGCCCTAGCCTCTGATCACTGAAACCAGCCGCATAATGCCCCTTCATACCAATGAGGGAGAAGATCAGGAGATCAGGATCAGGCCGGAAACATACAGCCCAGTGGAGCTGCTATTATATATATTATGGTACTTCTagaggccccgttgtgctaggccctgtacatagagttcctgcctcaaagagcttggcaATCTAATCAGGCCAGCCCAAGgatgggtgggaggagaaacagaagcacagagagaggaaatgtCTGGCCCAAGTTAGTGGCAGAGACGAGACGAGAGTAGAGACGAAGAGAGTAGAGAGAGACGAGAATAGAACCCCGGCGTCCCGATCTGGTGCCCTGCCCACCTGCCCTCTGGTCTTTGCCATTGTTTTCACTCGAGCGGCTTCCAGATCAAATAGACTCTGGCACGTGATGGCTGCGGGTATGATTGAGGCACGGGCAGCCACACCAACGCTAGCTTTCATCGCGCTCGCACTGAGTGATGGTAGTCGTGCAAACGTGGCGGCTGGCAAAGCGAATACGTACCAAGCCCCCAGCCGGCTTGTCCTGGGGCGGCTGGCCTGTGTCACCAGGCTTTCGCTGCCATTGTTACTCACGAGAGCTAGCTAGATGTGAAAGCTGGTGCCTGCCCGGGCTACGATCTCCCCTTCACTTGCGGCGAAGGAGCTCTGCCAGCCGCCAGCCCTGCAGTCCCCCGCTCAAGGGCTGAGCCACCGGGCTGGGTGTGCGGCACCCCTTTGAGCCGCCCTGCTAACGGGAGCCCCTGCCTTGGGGCCGATCGGTCCGCACAGTCGCGCCAGCCAGCAGAGTCCGCGTGCCCGCCCGTTGCCCAGCGAGCCGAGATGTGGAGTAAGGAGCTGGTCCGTTTTCGGAGCGTGGCCTCGCTGTCAAACGAGCCCGTGGAGTAGGCCCTCACCTCCCGGAGCCTGGGTTCCACGCTCACCCACCTCAGCTGCCTTCTGCTCCCAGGGGCCAGCTAGCGGCATCGAACGGGGCAGGCTGTATGGAAATGCAGCAGCTGCCGGAATTGGGGGACCTCCGGAGCTAGATGCAGGAGAGGCCATAGCTGCTCCCTAGCTGCTGCTTTACCACCCTTATCTCTGTGGAGCGGCACCGCGGGGCACCTGTAATATTCATGTGGGCcccagagcggggggcgggagggctgTTCTGTTTGGCCCCTTCCTCTACTGTGGGGCCCCCCTAAAAGGACTGGGTGTGAGACGAGCCCTCTGCAGGTGACGGATGTTGCATTGCTCTATCGTTACATGGATGGGCTGTTTGAGCTTGTTTGGGGCAAAGGCCAGGGCTTGGGGGGCGTGTTTCAAGGTGGTGGAATGTTCCCCGATCAGCTGGCATGGCGAGTTTTTCTCTCTGCCACACACAATGCCCCAGGGAGCTTCATTCCAAACAGCTTCCTCCCCAGACAGCCCAAATACCTAGAATACCTGCCGTGAAGGGAGCAGCAGGAGCCGAGGCAATGTGCTGATCTGCTCCATGTTCACAGAAGCCGACTGCAAGGAGAGAATTGGCAGTGCCCCTTGGTACTCTGCACGGAGCCTCTGCCGTGTGGGAACAGGCGCGCCATGCCCAAGTCCTGGCACCCGCCCCCCCAGCATGTGCTCAGAGGTGGAGAGGGGCTGCTGAGCGGGGAGGGTGCTCAGCAAACATATGGGGGTGCAGTTGACGTGTAGGGGGGGCTTTTGGTTAGAGCGCAGACAgctgggagggctgggctggggtccaGTTTCTGCCTGGGAAGGGAATTGGGTTGGGGCGCAGAGGCTGATACGCCACTGGGATCGGAATCGTGACTGCGCATTTGAAAGGCCAGGAGCGTCGTCATAAATAACAGCCCTTTCCATCCACGCATCTTCAGGCCCCTCACAGAGGAGGCAGGCATCCACCttattgatggggaaactgaggcagggaggcaCTCAACCCATTTGCCCAAAGTCGCCAGAGAGGCAGGGTTAAAACCTGGGTCTCTGTTATGCTCAGGTGCATTCCCACCGGTCATCACAGTCGCTCAGCCCACCATCATcttggcaaatcccaaagggacgcAGCTTCCTTGTCGCTCTCTGGCAAGGTGCTGAAGGTGGCGTGATTGTAGATGCTGGTTGTGTCCGTAACGTCCCTGGGGTCTCCTGCGGGGCGCCCCCTTGGACGGCGGCGGGGAATTGGTGCTGGCGCCGAGTGGGGCCATCAGTCGTCTTGGGTCGTAGCCTAGCCGCTGGGCACGTGGTAGCTCAGGCCTCCCGGATGCGGGCTGGGCCAGTGAGAAGTCGGGGGGTCGGGGTCCTGCCTGAGGGTTAAACCGGCAAATAATCAGGGGCTCAGGTGACGGGGCTGGGTTGTCCAGGAAGCGGGAAGTCGCAGCCTCGCCTCCTGGCAATACAGCAGTCCCAATGTCTCGTCTCCCTGGGTTGCTCCGTGGCCGCTGGGGCCTGGTTCCCCGTCTCCGCTCCGAACGGCTCCCCCTGCGCTCCCTCTCTGggtccctcaggctctgggggcCGCGGCTGGCCTATCCTCCAAGCTGGCTGCAGCTGGTCACGGGCTCCGTGGCGACTCGGCTCCCTGGAAGGGACGTCTggctccttccctgctctgcctccaactGGGCTCGGGGGCCCGGCCCTTATTCCTCCTGCTCTGTCCCCGCCggaagtgggggaagggacagggctaaCTGGGTCCAACAGGGTGAATAACCCCTTCTGTGCCGGAATGAGGCCGTCCCGCCTCGGTGCAACGTCCATCGCGGGCAGATGTGTCGCCCCACCGAAGCTTTTGGCATCCCCGTGATCGCCCACCCAGCGGCGTTCCTGGGGGCACACGCTCTGGGATTCGTTCCAGAACGCCACCAAAACCCGAACCAGTTCTGATGGAGCTGGCTGCCGGGTTCAGCTTCGCATGTCCTCATTCCTGATCTCCTCCTGCCGCGTGATCTGGAGCCGCTGACAGAGATGACAAGAGTCGAGCCGGTGCGCGCCCGCCTTGCGCGCCCGCCTTGCGCTTCCGCACGGCACAGCTGCTGTAACTGGGGGTCCGGGGACCTGCAGCTTCACAGCAAGCTTGCGGTCATGACGGCCCCGCAGCGGCTGCGGAAGGGCCCGAAACACAGAGGCACGCTCCGCAGCCCACGACGTTGTCTTGCTGGCCGATCTCGTTGGGCAAGCGGCAGCAGGGATTGGTCTGGTTATTAACCCAGAGAAAACAAAGTCCCTGGCTGTTACTATCCAACAGCCTCAGCTCGGTATTAACCCGTCCAGACGGGACATGGACCGAGGGGCCGATGTCGGATATTTGGCCAGCATCCCAGACTGTGTTGGAGGATGCTCAAACCATGGCCCTCGGGCCAGCATCATGTCAACTAGGCCTCAGTGCATCCCTTTGTGTCTCACCCTTCGTTGGCTTGGAAGCGCTAGGGAGGCCAGGAAATTTCTCAGTGTCTGCAGGTGTTGCAGCGACCTGCATTGCTCCCGGAGGCCTGCTCCGCCTgcagagggcagggggctgggatctgCACAAAGGCCTAGGGGCGTAGGGCCCCCGGCTGCCATTGAATTTTGGTGGGATTTGGATGCTGAAGTCCCTTCTGCGCCTTTGAAAATTGCAGTCAAAGTTCTAGTCCTTCCTGTGACCCTGATCCACTGGGGGATGCGGAGCGAGTCCCTGGCCCTCTCTGTAACGTGGGAGGGAATGTCTCTGACCTACCTGCGCGGCGCTTACCTGGCGGATGTTTGCACAGGGCTCTGACAGGGTGGGCAGCCTGTCCATCTCCTATATAACCACTGTTCCCAGGGCATCTGAGTGCCTCTCGAGCTCCCCCAGGAGGCTGGGCAGTGCTGTTCTCACCATTTGATGCAGGAGAAACAGATACCAAGGCCCGTCCAGATTGTTCAAGGTATCTCGGTCTTGCAacgcctaactgatttaggagcctgagtctcattttcaaaagggatttcgGCAACTGCAAGCCAAACGCTCATTGACAATTGaggggatttaggctcctaagtgcctgaatcccttttgaaaatgagactcgGGCTCCTAAATCCATTGGGTGTTGGGACACTGAAACGCAGCAACACCTCCCCGCCTTGAAAACAGTCtaggtgacttggccaaggtcactcaggaagcctgtggcagaggagggagctGAATGCTGGTTTCCCAAGTCCCGAGCTACTGCCCTAGCCGCCGGGCTGTCCTTTGGCTCGGTGGATGAATGCTCGGGGAGTTAACTCTCTGGCCGCCCCCTGCAGCTGAGCGGAATGCAGCCAGCCCCGTTGGGTGGAAGGGCTGGCGTTATGGCCGTTGTGTTGGGTGCTACTTGCACGGGGTATCACAGGGCTTTGCACTATAGCCCACGACACTGATCCCTAATACTCTTTTGTTCGGAGGGTTTAGCCGAGTGGTGTTATCCCTTCTCCTCCTAGCCCCTTATGGCTGTA
The DNA window shown above is from Chelonia mydas isolate rCheMyd1 chromosome 27, rCheMyd1.pri.v2, whole genome shotgun sequence and carries:
- the PPP1R9B gene encoding neurabin-2 — translated: MMKTEPPTASPSNSSSGSLRSASPHRNAYEAGIQALRATKDALGAAESEEAKKARNKKYGSNVHRIKNMFLQMGTAPPGEGTCDLAKVKEKPVRLSLPRASSLNENVDHSALLKLGTSVSERVSRFDSKPDKPVSKLQETRKIFERSLQEKETTNKLLLRKERAGFQDRKLDVVVRFNGSTESLDKLDTEAVSPTVSQLSAVFEKADLRNNLHKTPSKVGPLNSKIVSKRSRVFLQGPEGGKAEARGGDGPALQLRAKHLEGEKAQPKPVAPRPGEKDATGPRAQSVQEVRKIKPVEVEESGDSEQEFEAAEQAEETAAEQDKSKSLASGPERAELIQAEVTVHAALENGGLAAEKHGQAPEADAYPEEEGKAEGQEEADLGDESKKEDFSEADLVDISAYSGLGEDSGGSGLDEDEEADGLYEPESSCVEIPGLSEEEELVPNRKIQFSTAPIQVFSTYSNEDYDRRNEDVDPMAASAEYELEKRVERLDLFPVELEKDSEGLGISIIGMGAGADMGLEKLGIFVKTVTDGGAAHRDGRIQVNDLIVEVDGTSLVGVTQSFAASVLRNTKGRVRFLIGREKPGEQSEVAQLIQQTLEQERWQREMMEQRYTQYTEEDEETGEYATDEDEEMSPMFPSSEMAIEVFELAENEDMLSPVEMDPEKLVHKFKELQIKHAVTEAEIQQLKRKLQSIEQEKARWRAEKAQLEQSVEENKERMEKLEGYWMEAQNLCQAVDEHLKETQAQYQTLERKYSKAKRLIKEYQQKEIEFLKKETTQRRVLEESELAHKEEIDKLQEKISELEGKLQTLKNSNPT